Proteins co-encoded in one Novosphingobium sp. PP1Y genomic window:
- a CDS encoding NAD(P)H-binding protein: MGKIIVTGASGAFGNAAAELLLDRCAAEDLILLSRTPDKLKHFAEAGAIVRQSDFDDPTSLPQAMEGGERMLLISTARVGTRVSQHRNAVEAAVAAGVRHIAYTSLMSADAPANPAIVKLDHRATEEIIEASGAQWTHLRDSQYSEAVALAMVIPALASGRKPDNCGDGKVAFVSRDDCVSSAVGVLTQEGHGCKAYTLTGPEALSVPEALAMASEIAGKPIEVEQVDDEGMFAYFDSLGVPRHASDIIPDGPIPWSSDDMVTFGTAIREGYFAQATDHVDRLTGHPPRSLREVMLQHCGAWPK, translated from the coding sequence GTGGGCAAGATTATCGTCACCGGCGCTTCTGGCGCATTTGGCAATGCAGCCGCGGAACTTCTGCTCGACCGCTGCGCGGCGGAAGATCTCATCCTCCTGTCGCGCACACCGGACAAGCTCAAACACTTCGCGGAAGCCGGCGCGATCGTGCGCCAGTCCGACTTCGACGATCCGACCTCCCTGCCCCAGGCTATGGAAGGCGGCGAGCGCATGCTGCTGATCAGCACGGCGCGTGTGGGCACCCGGGTCTCGCAGCATCGCAATGCGGTCGAAGCCGCCGTCGCTGCCGGGGTTCGACACATCGCCTATACCTCGCTCATGTCCGCCGACGCCCCAGCCAATCCGGCGATCGTCAAGCTGGATCACCGCGCGACGGAAGAAATCATCGAGGCTTCGGGTGCGCAGTGGACCCACTTGCGCGACAGCCAGTATTCCGAAGCGGTGGCGCTGGCGATGGTGATCCCCGCCCTCGCCAGCGGCCGCAAGCCGGACAACTGCGGGGACGGCAAGGTCGCATTCGTGAGCCGGGACGACTGCGTTTCATCCGCAGTCGGTGTGCTGACCCAGGAAGGCCACGGCTGCAAGGCCTATACGCTGACCGGGCCCGAAGCGCTCTCCGTGCCCGAAGCTCTCGCCATGGCCAGCGAGATCGCCGGAAAGCCGATCGAAGTCGAACAGGTCGATGACGAGGGCATGTTCGCCTACTTCGATTCGCTCGGCGTCCCCCGCCACGCATCCGACATCATCCCCGATGGCCCCATTCCGTGGTCCAGCGACGACATGGTGACCTTCGGCACCGCCATACGCGAAGGGTACTTCGCGCAGGCCACGGATCACGTCGATCGCCTGACCGGTCACCCCCCGCGCTCCTTGCGCGAAGTCATGCTGCAGCATTGCGGAGCCTGGCCCAAATGA
- a CDS encoding nuclear transport factor 2 family protein encodes MTLLLPLEDRLALQDLIADYSWALDTGDVDALVACFTPDARMVEEVFEDPDIWEGHEGIRGIAEHYRNAPGFPGRQHHVTQIQFRPQDDGSVKMRAFAFVTECDGEPPYVLRFTGWYDDHAVKCEDERWRFHRRTVRLWDGEILKNFPGKGEWVPRKRPESLVIDR; translated from the coding sequence ATGACATTGTTGTTACCGCTTGAAGACCGCCTGGCCCTCCAGGACCTGATTGCCGATTACAGCTGGGCGCTCGACACCGGGGACGTCGATGCCCTTGTCGCCTGTTTCACGCCCGATGCGCGCATGGTCGAGGAAGTGTTTGAGGATCCCGATATCTGGGAAGGGCACGAGGGTATTCGCGGGATCGCTGAACATTATCGCAATGCCCCCGGATTTCCGGGGCGGCAGCATCATGTCACGCAGATCCAGTTCAGGCCGCAGGACGACGGCTCGGTCAAGATGCGCGCTTTCGCCTTTGTTACCGAATGCGATGGTGAGCCCCCCTATGTGCTGCGCTTTACCGGCTGGTATGACGATCATGCGGTCAAGTGCGAGGACGAACGCTGGCGCTTCCATCGTCGTACCGTCCGCTTGTGGGACGGAGAGATCCTGAAGAACTTTCCGGGCAAGGGCGAATGGGTGCCGCGCAAACGCCCGGAATCGCTCGTCATCGACCGGTGA
- a CDS encoding cytochrome c, which yields MNFKPLALLSGLALLSGCSASDETASNQAPPAGPPAPVTLNARPDASPGERLFIEKCAMCHTAGGMGTGLLARRSDQPLLEKREDLTTEFVIQAARLGIGNMPAVPRGEVSDEEMDQIAAYLAHDPATPSKTTSKEQP from the coding sequence ATGAACTTCAAACCCCTGGCTTTGCTCAGCGGCCTCGCGCTGCTCAGCGGATGCAGCGCATCGGACGAAACAGCTTCGAACCAGGCGCCACCCGCCGGACCGCCGGCACCGGTAACCCTCAATGCGCGGCCCGATGCGAGTCCGGGCGAGCGTCTCTTCATCGAGAAATGCGCGATGTGCCACACCGCTGGAGGCATGGGCACCGGCCTGCTCGCCCGGCGCTCCGACCAACCGCTGCTGGAAAAGCGTGAGGACCTGACGACAGAGTTCGTTATCCAGGCAGCCCGCTTGGGGATCGGCAACATGCCGGCAGTTCCGCGAGGCGAGGTGAGCGACGAGGAGATGGACCAGATTGCCGCATACCTCGCACACGATCCCGCCACCCCCTCCAAGACGACATCGAAAGAGCAGCCATGA
- a CDS encoding aminomethyltransferase family protein, with translation MNLEQVLQGAGNPVEMLRNSQLGAYVYPVVAPEFSNWRSEQWAWQNSAVLFDQSHHMVNLYIRGKDAFKLLTDTMINSPKGWAVDKAKQYVPTTPYGHVIGDGIIFWLAPEEFCYVGRAPASNWLRYQAEQGYDVELELDDRSPMRPMGKPVSRSVWRFQIQGPKAWDVIEKLNGGPLEQLRFFSMSTMRIAGREIRTLRHGMSGAPGLEIWGPYEEQEEVRAAILEAGKEFGLIACGSRAYPSNTLESGWIPSPLPAIYTGEKLKGYREWLGADSYEATGSIGGSFVSQSIEDYYLNPWELGYGPFVKFDHDFHGREALEAIDPAEQRRKVTLAWHPEDMAKIMASLFDPDGEQYKFFDVPLANYASSNYDRVTDADGKTVGLSMFTGYSYNEKQALSLATIDPEIPIGSEVQVVWGEEDGGTRKTTVEPHKQLAVRAIVSPVPYSRVARETYHEGWRTQRVDA, from the coding sequence ATGAATCTTGAGCAGGTTTTGCAGGGCGCGGGTAATCCCGTCGAGATGCTGCGAAATTCGCAGTTGGGTGCCTACGTCTATCCTGTCGTGGCGCCGGAATTCTCGAACTGGCGTTCGGAGCAGTGGGCCTGGCAGAACAGCGCGGTTCTGTTCGATCAGTCCCACCACATGGTGAATTTGTATATCCGCGGAAAGGATGCCTTCAAGCTTCTGACCGATACCATGATCAATTCACCCAAGGGGTGGGCGGTCGACAAGGCCAAGCAGTACGTGCCGACAACGCCGTATGGCCATGTCATCGGCGACGGGATCATCTTTTGGCTCGCTCCCGAAGAGTTCTGCTACGTCGGCCGCGCTCCGGCTTCGAACTGGCTGCGTTATCAGGCCGAGCAGGGCTACGATGTCGAACTCGAACTTGACGATCGTTCGCCGATGCGGCCCATGGGCAAGCCGGTGTCACGCTCGGTCTGGCGATTCCAGATCCAGGGTCCGAAGGCCTGGGACGTGATCGAGAAGCTCAATGGCGGACCGCTCGAGCAGCTGCGTTTCTTCAGCATGAGCACGATGCGAATCGCCGGCCGGGAAATCAGGACCTTGCGCCACGGCATGTCCGGCGCGCCGGGCCTTGAAATTTGGGGGCCTTATGAGGAGCAGGAGGAAGTCCGCGCGGCCATTCTCGAGGCAGGCAAGGAATTCGGCCTGATCGCCTGCGGCAGCCGCGCCTATCCTTCCAATACGCTGGAATCGGGTTGGATTCCCTCACCGCTGCCGGCGATCTACACGGGCGAGAAGCTCAAGGGCTATCGCGAATGGCTGGGGGCTGACAGTTATGAAGCGACGGGGTCGATCGGTGGCAGCTTCGTCTCGCAGTCGATCGAGGACTATTACCTCAATCCCTGGGAACTGGGTTATGGCCCCTTCGTGAAGTTCGACCACGACTTCCATGGGCGCGAGGCGCTTGAAGCGATCGATCCGGCTGAGCAGCGCAGGAAGGTGACCCTGGCCTGGCACCCTGAGGACATGGCCAAGATCATGGCATCGCTGTTCGATCCGGATGGCGAGCAGTACAAGTTCTTCGATGTCCCCCTCGCGAACTATGCTTCGTCGAACTACGACCGCGTGACCGATGCCGACGGCAAGACGGTCGGCCTGTCGATGTTTACCGGCTACTCCTACAATGAGAAGCAGGCGCTTTCGCTGGCGACTATAGATCCTGAAATCCCCATCGGCAGCGAAGTGCAGGTTGTCTGGGGTGAAGAGGACGGCGGCACGCGCAAGACCACGGTCGAGCCTCACAAACAGCTCGCGGTGCGGGCCATCGTTTCGCCGGTTCCCTATTCGCGCGTGGCCCGTGAAACCTACCACGAAGGTTGGCGTACCCAGCGCGTCGACGCCTGA
- a CDS encoding FAD-binding oxidoreductase, which translates to MNAPLPDLATIKRARNQFIAALGASQVFFNEEDIASYRDKFAVDDTFHLPAGAIAPDSVEQIQAALRIAQENGIPLWPISRGKNLGYGGSAPVLAGSVILDLSRMKKIEYDEANGTVLLEPGVGFYDLYDFLQARGMKHWLSTPGNSWGSVVGNALDRGVGYTPYGENTSKICGMEVVLADGTLVRTGMGALDGSPTWQLYRYGFGPAWDQLFVQSNFGIVTKMGLWLMPAPESLMGMDIEFDSPDDLGPLVDAIAPLRREGLLQQSPTIGNWLRAAAVLTTRDQWTDEPGALSDKVIQAIRNRYKVGWWGVSLRLYGREDVNKAAYAILEREMDRLKPMSKKPAQWKQGEPLEASGWTGTPLTFPMQNANWHGGRGGHIGFSPVLPQSGKAAMEQFKRTYERYREYGMDYQASFAFGERHLINVNAVLLNKDDPAMMKKVDPFLKTLIADARAQGYGEYRTHLDYMDLVASTYDFNGNALAKLNQRVKDALDPVGIIAPGKSGIWPGKTGGARA; encoded by the coding sequence ATGAACGCGCCCTTACCGGACCTCGCAACGATCAAGCGCGCCAGGAACCAGTTCATCGCCGCCCTTGGTGCGTCGCAGGTCTTCTTCAACGAAGAGGATATCGCGAGCTATCGGGACAAGTTCGCAGTCGACGACACCTTCCACTTGCCTGCCGGTGCGATCGCGCCGGACAGCGTCGAGCAGATCCAGGCCGCCTTGCGCATCGCCCAAGAGAACGGCATCCCGCTTTGGCCCATCAGTCGCGGCAAGAATCTCGGCTATGGCGGTAGCGCGCCCGTGCTTGCAGGCTCGGTGATCCTCGACCTCTCTCGCATGAAGAAGATCGAGTACGACGAAGCGAACGGCACTGTCCTGTTGGAGCCTGGTGTCGGGTTCTACGATCTTTACGATTTCCTGCAGGCACGCGGGATGAAGCACTGGCTTTCGACGCCGGGCAATTCCTGGGGCTCCGTAGTCGGCAACGCGCTGGACCGCGGCGTCGGCTATACACCTTATGGAGAGAACACCAGCAAGATCTGCGGCATGGAAGTGGTGCTTGCCGATGGCACGCTCGTGCGAACCGGCATGGGCGCGCTGGATGGTTCGCCGACCTGGCAGCTCTATCGCTATGGCTTCGGCCCTGCCTGGGACCAGCTGTTCGTTCAGTCGAACTTCGGCATCGTGACCAAGATGGGTCTCTGGTTGATGCCGGCGCCGGAGTCGCTGATGGGCATGGACATCGAGTTCGATAGTCCGGACGATCTCGGCCCATTGGTGGACGCCATCGCCCCCTTGCGCCGCGAGGGGCTACTGCAGCAATCGCCGACCATCGGCAACTGGCTCCGCGCTGCAGCGGTCCTCACCACAAGGGACCAGTGGACCGACGAGCCCGGGGCTTTGAGCGACAAGGTCATCCAGGCGATCCGCAATCGCTACAAGGTGGGATGGTGGGGCGTGAGCCTGCGGCTCTACGGCAGAGAAGACGTGAACAAGGCTGCCTATGCGATTCTCGAACGAGAGATGGACCGGCTCAAGCCGATGAGCAAGAAACCGGCCCAATGGAAGCAAGGCGAGCCACTGGAAGCCTCGGGCTGGACCGGCACCCCGCTGACCTTCCCCATGCAGAATGCCAACTGGCACGGCGGACGCGGCGGCCATATCGGATTCTCCCCGGTCCTGCCCCAGTCCGGCAAGGCTGCCATGGAACAGTTCAAGCGGACCTACGAGCGCTATCGCGAATACGGCATGGATTACCAGGCGAGCTTCGCCTTCGGCGAACGCCACCTGATCAACGTCAATGCGGTCCTGCTGAACAAGGACGACCCGGCAATGATGAAGAAGGTCGATCCATTCCTCAAGACGCTGATCGCCGACGCCCGGGCCCAGGGATACGGCGAGTATCGGACCCACCTCGACTACATGGATCTCGTCGCCTCGACATACGACTTCAACGGTAATGCCCTCGCGAAATTGAACCAGCGGGTGAAGGATGCGCTCGACCCGGTCGGCATCATTGCCCCTGGCAAGAGCGGCATCTGGCCGGGCAAGACCGGGGGAGCGCGCGCATGA